One window of Fusobacterium polymorphum genomic DNA carries:
- a CDS encoding secretin N-terminal domain-containing protein, translating into MKKFTLIIFLILNTFIFPAALNRDIDIIDMPLHEVLAILSKETGKNLICSKEAKDIVIDTYFNKGEDVNSVLQFLAETYDLSMKKENNTTIFMLQSEKNSKKAKIIGKITSNSLALKNAKVELKDLNKVVYTDSSGNFIIDNIPKDVYVCKISKKGYEERGEIIDTVKSINVLNVDLKENQNNYQNKDTSDDLSNLNFYEIDGKFYYTKTFSLFNVSPDEVSRILHETFGDNIKVSTLNKVNKLVVSAERDILENAISIIEDIDKNPKQVKITSQILDISNNLFEELGFDWVYKQNVESQERNSLTAIILGKAGLNGVGSTVNIVRQFNNKSDVLSTGINLLEATNDLVVSSVPTLMIASGEEGEFKVTEEVIVGVKSHRDDKKDRYSEPVFKEAGLIMKVKPIIKDNDYIILEISLELSDFKFKRNVLNLKDINSGTYNSEGGSKVGRGLTTKVRVKNGDTILLGGLKKSIQQNIESKIPILGDIPIISFFFKNTTKKNENSDMYIKLKVEIDE; encoded by the coding sequence ATGAAAAAATTTACATTAATCATATTTTTAATTTTAAATACCTTTATATTTCCAGCTGCTTTAAATCGTGATATAGATATTATTGATATGCCTTTACATGAAGTCTTAGCAATTTTATCTAAGGAAACAGGAAAGAATTTAATTTGTTCAAAAGAAGCTAAAGATATTGTTATAGATACCTATTTCAACAAGGGAGAAGATGTAAATTCAGTTCTACAATTTCTTGCTGAAACTTATGATTTGTCAATGAAAAAAGAAAATAATACCACAATTTTTATGTTACAAAGTGAGAAAAATAGTAAGAAAGCTAAGATTATTGGAAAAATAACTTCAAATAGTCTAGCTCTAAAAAATGCAAAAGTAGAGTTAAAAGATTTAAATAAGGTAGTTTATACCGATAGTAGTGGAAATTTTATTATTGATAATATACCAAAAGATGTATATGTTTGTAAAATTTCAAAGAAAGGTTATGAAGAAAGAGGGGAAATAATAGATACTGTTAAGTCAATTAATGTATTAAATGTTGATTTAAAGGAAAATCAAAATAATTATCAAAATAAAGATACTTCTGATGATTTATCAAATTTAAATTTTTATGAGATAGATGGCAAATTTTATTACACAAAAACTTTTTCATTGTTTAATGTTTCACCAGATGAAGTTTCAAGAATTTTACATGAAACTTTTGGAGATAATATAAAGGTAAGCACTTTAAATAAAGTAAATAAATTGGTAGTAAGTGCAGAAAGAGATATTTTGGAAAATGCTATATCTATAATAGAAGATATAGATAAAAATCCAAAACAAGTAAAAATAACTTCTCAAATTTTAGATATATCAAACAATTTATTTGAAGAATTGGGCTTTGACTGGGTATATAAACAAAATGTTGAAAGTCAAGAAAGAAATAGTCTAACAGCAATAATTTTAGGTAAGGCTGGATTAAATGGTGTAGGAAGTACTGTAAATATAGTAAGGCAATTTAATAATAAAAGTGATGTGTTGAGTACAGGAATAAATTTATTGGAAGCAACAAATGATTTAGTTGTAAGTTCAGTTCCTACTCTTATGATAGCAAGTGGAGAAGAGGGAGAATTTAAAGTAACAGAAGAAGTTATTGTTGGAGTTAAAAGTCATAGGGATGATAAAAAAGATAGATACAGTGAACCTGTTTTTAAGGAAGCAGGATTAATAATGAAAGTTAAACCTATTATAAAAGATAATGATTATATAATTTTAGAAATTAGTTTAGAATTAAGTGATTTTAAGTTTAAGAGAAATGTTTTAAATTTAAAGGATATAAATTCTGGGACATATAATTCAGAGGGAGGTTCTAAGGTTGGTAGAGGACTTACAACAAAGGTTAGAGTGAAGAATGGAGATACTATTTTATTAGGGGGCTTGAAGAAATCTATTCAACAAAATATAGAAAGTAAAATTCCAATTTTAGGAGATATTCCTATAATAAGTTTCTTTTTTAAAAATACTACTAAAAAAAATGAGAACTCTGATATGTACATAAAGCTTAAGGTTGAGATAGATGAATAA
- a CDS encoding AAA family ATPase: protein MKKGIGVGIEDFKKIIEEDCYYFDKTNYIEELLKDKTEIKLFTRPRRFGKTLNMTTLKYFFDVRNAEENRKLFKDLYIEKSEYFKEQGQYPVIFITMKDLKKNTWEQMNFAVKSLISNLYNEFEYIREKLNEKDLIEFEKIWFKKEDGDYDNSLRLLSEYLYNYYQKKVVLLIDEYDNPLIVANQNGYYKEAINFYRNLYSSALKTNSNLKMGVLTGIVQVAKEGIFSDLNNVKTYNILGDKFETFFGLSEEEVENALKYFGMTYEIEEVKKWYDGYKFGNAEVYNPWSIINYLSDRGLQAYWVNTSDNALIYDSLKNSTVDVFNNLQTLFEGKEIKKEISPFFTFEELSKFDGIWQLMVYNGYLKVNEKLSNDEYMIKIPNYEIQTFFKKGFIDKFLVSGNYFNPMMDALLDGDIEEFERRLQNIFLVNTSFYDLKGEKVYHSLFLGMLIWLRDKYEVKSNGERGHGRYDAMLIPLDKIKPAYIFEFKVSKTIKGLTAKAEEALEQIKEKQYDAGLKEKGISKIYKIGIAFKGKNVKVKYEI from the coding sequence ATGAAAAAGGGAATAGGAGTAGGAATAGAAGATTTTAAAAAAATAATAGAAGAAGATTGTTATTATTTTGATAAAACTAATTATATAGAAGAACTTCTAAAAGATAAAACAGAGATAAAATTATTTACTCGTCCTAGAAGATTTGGAAAGACATTAAATATGACAACATTAAAATATTTTTTTGATGTTAGAAATGCAGAAGAAAATAGAAAATTATTTAAAGATTTATATATAGAAAAGTCAGAGTACTTTAAAGAACAAGGACAGTATCCAGTTATTTTTATCACAATGAAAGATTTGAAGAAGAATACTTGGGAACAAATGAACTTTGCTGTAAAATCATTAATTTCTAATCTATACAATGAATTTGAATATATAAGAGAAAAATTAAATGAAAAAGATTTAATAGAATTTGAAAAGATATGGTTTAAAAAAGAAGATGGAGATTATGATAATTCTTTAAGATTATTAAGTGAATATCTATACAATTATTATCAAAAGAAAGTTGTTTTATTGATAGACGAATATGATAATCCATTGATAGTAGCAAATCAAAATGGGTACTATAAGGAAGCAATAAACTTTTATAGAAATTTATATAGTTCAGCTTTAAAAACTAATTCAAATTTAAAAATGGGAGTGTTAACAGGAATAGTTCAAGTAGCAAAAGAAGGGATATTCTCAGATTTAAATAATGTAAAAACTTACAATATATTAGGAGATAAGTTTGAAACATTTTTTGGTTTAAGTGAAGAAGAAGTAGAAAATGCACTTAAATATTTTGGAATGACTTATGAAATAGAAGAAGTTAAAAAATGGTATGATGGCTATAAATTTGGAAATGCTGAAGTCTATAATCCATGGTCTATAATAAATTATCTATCAGACAGAGGATTACAAGCATATTGGGTAAATACATCAGATAATGCATTAATTTATGATAGTTTAAAAAATTCAACAGTAGATGTATTTAATAATTTACAAACTTTATTTGAAGGAAAAGAAATAAAAAAAGAAATAAGTCCATTTTTTACTTTTGAAGAATTGTCAAAGTTTGATGGAATATGGCAGTTAATGGTATACAATGGATATTTAAAGGTAAATGAAAAGCTATCCAATGATGAGTATATGATAAAAATACCAAACTATGAAATACAGACATTTTTTAAAAAAGGTTTTATAGATAAATTTTTAGTGAGTGGAAATTATTTTAATCCAATGATGGATGCCTTATTAGATGGAGATATAGAAGAATTTGAAAGAAGACTACAAAATATATTTTTAGTAAACACAAGCTTTTATGATTTAAAAGGAGAAAAAGTTTATCATTCATTATTTTTAGGAATGTTAATTTGGTTAAGAGATAAATATGAAGTGAAGTCAAATGGAGAAAGAGGACATGGAAGATATGATGCAATGTTAATTCCACTTGATAAAATAAAACCTGCTTATATATTTGAATTTAAAGTATCAAAGACAATAAAGGGGTTAACTGCAAAAGCAGAGGAAGCTTTGGAGCAAATAAAAGAAAAACAATATGATGCAGGATTAAAAGAAAAAGGAATATCTAAGATATATAAAATAGGAATAGCATTTAAGGGTAAGAATGTAAAGGTAAAATACGAAATCTAA
- a CDS encoding PepSY domain-containing protein: MKKILIIGAIILGSIGFSTSALAAISEQQAKDIVKKEAPNGQITKFKLDRENGRMVYEIEVMDGNIERDYEIDAETGAIVKLEQEQKNHGNNNSVNNPKISYDKAKEIALKNSKNGKFKEIELKHKNGVLVYDVEIAEGFMDREFLIDANTGEILRDKKDF; the protein is encoded by the coding sequence ATGAAAAAAATATTAATAATAGGAGCAATAATTTTAGGAAGTATAGGATTTTCAACAAGTGCTTTAGCAGCAATAAGTGAACAACAAGCAAAGGACATAGTAAAAAAAGAAGCTCCAAATGGACAAATAACTAAATTCAAACTAGATAGAGAAAATGGAAGAATGGTTTATGAAATAGAAGTCATGGATGGAAATATTGAAAGAGATTATGAAATAGATGCTGAAACAGGAGCAATAGTAAAATTAGAACAAGAACAAAAGAATCATGGAAATAATAATTCAGTAAATAATCCAAAAATTTCTTATGATAAAGCTAAAGAAATAGCATTAAAAAATTCTAAAAATGGAAAATTTAAAGAAATAGAATTAAAACATAAAAATGGTGTATTAGTATATGATGTAGAAATTGCTGAAGGATTTATGGATAGAGAATTCCTTATAGATGCAAATACAGGAGAAATTTTAAGAGATAAAAAAGATTTCTAA
- a CDS encoding YoaK family protein, with product MNKQKLKKFFDNREEFAPNERLWLFCMLMLIAGFWGGFTYSLRGKVFVNAQTGNLVFLSLGIASWDTALIKNALATFLAYFCGIITAEFISKEINKISFLIWERILLFFSLIVTICLGFIPETAPFEFTNFSIAFTAAMQFNTFEKAHGMGMATPFCTNHVKQASANFVRFLKTRDSSKLRISLSHLSMILSFITGATLSIFLGRFFLGKAIWLSSVFLVITLYFFSKSLKNYKARKLK from the coding sequence ATGAATAAACAAAAATTAAAAAAATTTTTTGATAATAGAGAAGAATTTGCTCCAAATGAAAGACTTTGGCTATTTTGTATGTTAATGTTGATTGCAGGTTTTTGGGGTGGTTTTACTTATTCTTTAAGAGGAAAAGTTTTTGTAAATGCTCAAACTGGTAACTTGGTATTTTTATCATTAGGTATTGCTTCTTGGGACACTGCTCTTATTAAAAATGCTCTTGCCACATTTTTAGCTTACTTTTGTGGAATAATCACAGCTGAGTTTATTTCAAAAGAAATTAATAAAATCTCCTTTTTGATTTGGGAAAGAATTCTACTATTTTTTAGTCTTATTGTAACCATATGTTTAGGCTTTATCCCTGAAACTGCTCCTTTTGAATTTACAAATTTTAGTATAGCTTTTACTGCTGCAATGCAATTTAATACCTTTGAAAAGGCACATGGAATGGGAATGGCTACTCCATTTTGTACTAACCATGTAAAACAAGCTTCTGCTAATTTTGTTAGATTTTTAAAAACAAGAGATAGCAGTAAATTAAGAATTTCTTTAAGCCATTTAAGTATGATACTTTCTTTTATTACAGGTGCAACATTATCAATATTTTTAGGAAGATTTTTCTTAGGAAAAGCTATTTGGTTATCTTCAGTTTTTTTAGTTATAACCTTATATTTCTTTTCAAAATCTTTAAAAAATTATAAAGCTAGGAAATTAAAATAA
- a CDS encoding formate--tetrahydrofolate ligase: MTDIQIAQAAKKENIVEIAKKLGLTEDDIEQYGKYKAKVNLDVLQKSKRPNGKLILVTAITPTPAGEGKSTVTIGLTQALNKIGKLSAAAIREPSLGPVFGMKGGAAGGGYAQVVPMEDINLHFTGDMHAIGIAHNLISACIDNHINSGNALGIDITKITWKRVVDMNDRALRNIVIGLGGKANGYPRQDSFQITVGSEIMAILCLSNSITELKEKIKNIVFGTSLDGKLLRVGDLHIEGAVAALLKDAIKPNLVQTLENTPVFIHGGPFANIAHGCNSILATKMALKLTDYVVTEAGFAADLGAEKFIDIKCRLGGLKPDCAVIVATVRALEHHGKGDLKAGLENLDKHIDNIKNKYKLPLVVAINKFVTDTDEQIAMIEKFCNERGAEVSLCEVWAKGGEGGIDLAEKVLRAIDGNKTEFDYFYDINLTIKEKIEKICKEIYGADGVVFAPATKKVFDVIEAEGLNKLPVCMSKTQKSISDNPALLGKPTGFKVTINDLRLAVGAGFVIAMAGDIIDMPGLPKKPSAEVIDIDENGVISGLF, from the coding sequence ATGACTGATATTCAAATTGCACAAGCAGCTAAAAAGGAAAACATTGTAGAAATTGCTAAAAAATTAGGGTTGACAGAGGACGATATAGAACAATATGGAAAATATAAAGCTAAAGTTAATTTAGATGTTCTTCAAAAAAGTAAGAGACCTAATGGTAAATTAATTTTAGTAACAGCAATAACACCTACTCCAGCTGGAGAAGGAAAATCAACTGTAACTATTGGGCTTACACAAGCTTTAAATAAAATAGGTAAATTATCAGCAGCAGCAATAAGAGAACCATCTTTAGGACCAGTTTTTGGAATGAAAGGTGGAGCAGCAGGTGGAGGATATGCACAAGTTGTTCCTATGGAAGATATAAACCTACATTTCACTGGTGATATGCATGCAATAGGTATAGCTCATAACTTAATCTCTGCTTGTATAGATAACCACATCAATTCTGGAAATGCTTTAGGAATTGATATAACTAAAATAACTTGGAAAAGAGTTGTGGACATGAATGACAGAGCTCTTAGAAATATAGTTATTGGACTTGGAGGAAAAGCTAATGGATATCCAAGACAAGATTCTTTCCAAATCACAGTTGGATCAGAAATAATGGCAATACTTTGCTTATCTAACTCAATAACAGAATTAAAAGAAAAGATTAAAAATATAGTTTTTGGAACTTCATTAGATGGAAAATTATTAAGAGTTGGAGATTTACATATAGAAGGAGCAGTTGCAGCTCTTCTTAAAGATGCTATAAAACCTAACTTAGTTCAAACATTAGAAAATACACCTGTATTTATCCATGGAGGACCATTTGCTAATATAGCTCATGGATGTAACTCTATCCTTGCTACAAAAATGGCATTAAAATTAACTGACTATGTTGTTACAGAAGCTGGATTTGCTGCAGACTTAGGAGCAGAAAAGTTCATAGACATCAAATGTAGACTTGGTGGATTAAAACCTGATTGTGCTGTTATAGTTGCAACAGTTAGAGCTTTAGAACATCATGGAAAAGGTGACCTAAAAGCTGGATTAGAAAACTTAGATAAACACATAGATAATATCAAAAATAAATATAAATTACCATTAGTTGTTGCAATTAACAAATTTGTAACAGATACTGATGAACAAATCGCTATGATAGAAAAATTCTGTAATGAAAGAGGAGCAGAAGTTTCTCTATGTGAAGTTTGGGCAAAAGGTGGAGAAGGTGGAATAGACCTTGCAGAAAAAGTTCTAAGAGCAATAGATGGAAATAAAACTGAATTTGATTATTTCTATGATATAAACTTAACTATTAAAGAAAAAATAGAAAAAATCTGTAAAGAAATTTATGGAGCAGATGGAGTTGTATTTGCACCTGCAACTAAAAAAGTGTTTGATGTAATAGAAGCTGAAGGATTAAATAAACTTCCAGTATGTATGTCAAAAACTCAAAAATCAATTTCTGATAATCCAGCATTATTAGGAAAACCTACTGGATTTAAAGTAACTATAAATGATTTACGTCTAGCTGTTGGAGCAGGATTTGTTATAGCTATGGCAGGAGATATCATAGATATGCCAGGATTACCTAAAAAACCATCAGCAGAAGTAATTGATATTGATGAAAATGGAGTTATCTCTGGATTATTCTAA
- a CDS encoding ABC transporter substrate-binding protein, with amino-acid sequence MKKLLTILGLMLGLTTLSVAAEKEIKVGITQIVEHPSLDAARKGVEKALKEKGKGKNIKIEYQSAQGDFGTAQLIAKSYASSKKDVIVAISTPSAQAALNATKTIPIVYTAVTDGASAGLKGNNITGTSDMSPLDKQAELIKTLLPNAKKVGFLYNPSEQNSLLLLEKFKGIAKAKGLTVVEKGVSSVNDINLAIDSLLSQIDVLYIPTDNLVYSSASLVIQKANKKNVPVIASTNDIVEKGALATESIDYEKLGYQTGERVIDILNGKNPKDIPVETLKQTTLVVNQKIAKKYNISLDNPKLKNAVKY; translated from the coding sequence ATGAAGAAATTATTAACAATATTAGGATTGATGTTAGGTTTAACAACTTTATCAGTGGCAGCTGAAAAGGAAATAAAAGTAGGAATAACACAAATAGTAGAACATCCATCATTAGATGCTGCAAGAAAAGGTGTGGAAAAAGCTTTAAAAGAAAAGGGAAAAGGAAAAAATATAAAAATAGAATACCAATCAGCACAAGGAGATTTTGGAACAGCACAACTAATTGCTAAGTCTTATGCCTCATCTAAAAAAGATGTAATAGTTGCAATATCAACTCCAAGTGCCCAAGCTGCACTTAATGCAACAAAGACTATACCAATAGTTTATACAGCAGTAACAGATGGAGCTAGTGCAGGATTAAAAGGAAATAATATAACAGGAACTTCTGATATGTCACCTTTGGATAAACAGGCAGAGCTTATTAAAACTCTACTTCCAAATGCAAAAAAAGTAGGATTTCTATATAATCCTAGTGAACAAAATTCATTACTATTGCTAGAAAAATTTAAAGGTATTGCAAAAGCAAAAGGACTTACTGTTGTAGAAAAAGGTGTTAGTTCAGTAAATGATATTAATTTAGCAATAGATTCTTTATTAAGTCAAATAGATGTTCTATATATACCAACTGATAATTTAGTATACTCATCAGCTAGTTTAGTTATACAAAAAGCTAATAAAAAGAATGTGCCAGTTATAGCTTCAACAAATGATATTGTGGAAAAAGGAGCACTAGCAACAGAAAGTATAGATTATGAAAAATTAGGATATCAAACAGGAGAAAGAGTAATAGATATTTTAAATGGAAAAAATCCTAAAGACATTCCAGTAGAAACTTTAAAACAAACAACTTTGGTTGTAAATCAAAAAATAGCTAAGAAATATAATATATCACTTGATAATCCTAAGTTAAAAAATGCAGTAAAGTATTAA
- a CDS encoding ABC transporter permease: MLQATIEQSLIFAIMVLGVYISFRILNFPDMTVDGTFPLGAAISAKLLTLGVNPYLTLLVALIAGAAAGAITGLIHVKLKVKDLLAGILVMTALYSVNLRVMGKSNIPLFEEDNIFNTEYSMMITIVVLILISKLLLDYLLKTKFGFALKALGDNENLIVSLGLNEEKYKIYGLMIANAFVAFSGAVLAQYQGFADVGMGTGIIVIGLASIIIGDTLFGKRRRLAGTTIVIIGSILYRGVIAVTLSITLSMGMDASDLKLITSVIVIVILWIQKQKDKRRK, translated from the coding sequence ATGTTACAGGCTACGATAGAGCAGAGTTTAATATTTGCAATAATGGTTTTAGGAGTTTATATATCCTTTAGGATATTAAACTTTCCAGATATGACAGTTGATGGAACTTTCCCTTTGGGAGCAGCAATTTCAGCAAAGTTACTGACTTTGGGAGTAAATCCATATTTAACATTGTTAGTTGCACTTATTGCTGGAGCAGCAGCAGGGGCGATAACAGGACTTATCCATGTGAAATTAAAAGTTAAAGATTTACTTGCAGGAATTTTAGTTATGACTGCTCTATATAGTGTAAATTTAAGAGTTATGGGAAAGTCAAATATACCATTATTTGAGGAAGATAATATATTTAATACTGAATATTCAATGATGATAACTATTGTAGTTTTAATTTTAATAAGTAAACTTCTTTTAGATTATTTGTTAAAAACAAAGTTTGGTTTTGCTTTAAAAGCATTAGGAGATAATGAAAATTTAATTGTGTCTTTGGGATTAAATGAAGAGAAATATAAAATATATGGGCTTATGATAGCAAATGCCTTTGTAGCTTTTTCAGGAGCTGTACTTGCACAATATCAAGGCTTTGCTGATGTAGGAATGGGAACAGGAATTATAGTTATAGGACTTGCCTCAATAATAATAGGAGATACTTTATTTGGAAAGAGAAGAAGATTAGCAGGAACTACAATAGTAATAATTGGTTCAATACTGTATAGAGGAGTTATAGCAGTAACTTTATCTATAACTTTATCTATGGGTATGGATGCGAGCGATTTAAAATTAATTACTTCTGTAATTGTAATTGTAATTTTGTGGATACAAAAGCAAAAAGATAAAAGGAGAAAATAA
- a CDS encoding ABC transporter ATP-binding protein yields the protein MINISNLKKTFYSALGEEKTIFNGLNLEINQGDFISVIGSNGAGKTTLLNTISGNIDLDDGYIEVDGKNINNLAKHKRGEFISKVYQNPALGTAPSMTIFENLSMADNKGKIFGLSLGLNYSRKEYYMNLLKELDLGLENLLDTEVQYLSGGQRQCLALIMATLNQPKVLLLDEHTAALDPKTSKIIMDKTEEIVKKSEIPTLMITHNLQDAIRYGNRLIMLHNGEIILDIKGKEKEELTQDALMEIFQKKATYSDVM from the coding sequence ATGATAAATATATCAAATCTTAAAAAGACATTCTATTCTGCATTAGGTGAAGAAAAAACTATATTCAATGGACTAAATTTAGAAATAAATCAAGGAGATTTTATCTCAGTTATAGGAAGTAATGGAGCAGGAAAAACAACTCTACTTAATACTATTAGTGGAAATATAGATTTAGATGATGGTTATATTGAGGTTGATGGAAAAAATATAAATAATTTAGCTAAACATAAAAGAGGAGAATTCATATCTAAGGTTTATCAAAACCCAGCATTAGGAACTGCTCCTTCTATGACTATATTTGAAAATTTATCTATGGCAGATAATAAGGGGAAGATATTTGGTTTAAGTTTAGGCTTAAATTATTCAAGAAAAGAATACTATATGAATTTATTAAAAGAATTGGATTTAGGTTTAGAAAATTTACTTGATACAGAAGTTCAATATCTATCAGGAGGGCAAAGACAATGTCTTGCACTAATAATGGCAACTTTAAATCAGCCAAAAGTTTTATTACTTGATGAACATACTGCTGCCCTAGATCCTAAAACTTCAAAAATAATTATGGATAAAACAGAAGAAATAGTTAAAAAATCTGAAATACCTACTCTTATGATAACTCATAATTTACAAGATGCTATAAGATATGGAAATCGTTTAATTATGCTTCATAATGGAGAAATTATTTTAGATATAAAAGGAAAAGAAAAAGAAGAATTGACACAAGATGCTTTAATGGAAATTTTCCAAAAGAAAGCAACTTACTCAGATGTAATGTAA
- a CDS encoding WYL domain-containing protein, giving the protein MKKIRVTVPEDVWDIIKIDQEDFGINNNKFCNYILEKLKFNRKIETEKLLQAQGRTHKKIIQFDLNVNNKEIYYDILKSNEVEIEAEYFRELFEIYCSKFKYQRELFIYEDKLKSILDAIKDENKLKIKYFSEIIDIDPTFIRREDKGNENFLFCYVEKLNSYQNYKLKEMEIVAILPEKMKKRDKKFIESMKKKYDPFLGKATTIKVKLTTLGESLLKTFTEYRPKLIKNEKDIYYFETSEEQAKMYFRGFSKEAEILEPLSLREEIIKEYQEALNIYK; this is encoded by the coding sequence TTGAAAAAAATAAGAGTTACAGTTCCCGAAGATGTCTGGGATATAATAAAAATAGACCAAGAGGACTTTGGAATAAATAACAATAAATTCTGTAATTATATTTTAGAAAAATTAAAGTTTAATAGAAAAATTGAAACAGAAAAATTACTTCAAGCCCAAGGAAGAACTCATAAAAAGATTATTCAATTTGACTTAAATGTCAATAACAAAGAGATATATTATGATATTTTAAAATCTAATGAAGTTGAAATTGAGGCAGAATATTTTAGAGAATTGTTTGAGATATATTGCTCTAAATTTAAGTACCAAAGAGAATTATTTATCTATGAAGATAAGTTAAAATCTATATTAGATGCCATAAAAGATGAAAATAAATTAAAAATAAAATATTTTTCTGAAATTATTGATATAGATCCAACCTTCATTCGTAGAGAAGATAAAGGAAATGAAAACTTCTTATTTTGTTATGTTGAAAAATTAAACTCTTATCAAAACTATAAATTAAAAGAAATGGAAATAGTGGCTATATTACCTGAAAAAATGAAAAAAAGAGATAAAAAGTTCATAGAGAGTATGAAGAAGAAGTATGATCCATTTTTAGGAAAGGCTACAACTATAAAGGTTAAATTGACAACCTTAGGAGAGAGTTTGTTAAAAACTTTTACTGAATATAGACCAAAATTAATAAAAAATGAAAAAGATATTTATTATTTTGAAACATCAGAAGAACAAGCAAAGATGTATTTTAGAGGATTTTCAAAAGAAGCTGAAATATTAGAACCTCTTTCATTGAGAGAAGAAATAATAAAAGAATATCAAGAAGCTTTAAATATATATAAATAA